A part of Hippea maritima DSM 10411 genomic DNA contains:
- a CDS encoding proline--tRNA ligase, with product MRYSESFIYTLKEDQKEAAIVSHNLLLRGGFILKLASGIYNYLPLGLRVIRKVSDIVREEMNKAGAQEILMAAIQPAELWKESGRWNDYGKELLRIKDRGDRDFVFGPTHEEVVTDIVRRFVKSYKQMPLNLYQIQTKFRDELRPRFGLMRGREFIMKDAYSFDKDEAGMDVSYEKMNIAYHNIFRRCGLAFRSVEADTGSIGGKDSEEFMVLSQTGEDEIVICDSCEYASNVERATSIVEDEPAQEIELKEVATPGKQTIKDVCEFLGSDPKFSAKALVYKNEKDEVFCFFVEGDDELNLIKAMRATGSVELEMVSDDELKKLGLEKGYIGPVNFPNKDVKVLCDERIKHRNNLVVGANEPNYHLMGAKFGRDFECDTADLRVVKEGELCPRCKKGTLKKIRGIEVGHIFKLGQKYSKAMNATFLDENGRSVPYYMGCYGIGIGRTAQAAIEQNHDEYGIIWPISIAPFEIEIVSLDTRNKELVEFCDILYEQMKKEGFDVLYDDRDERAGIKLNDMDLIGIPIRVIVGKKAFEKGEVEVSLRRDRQKQSVEKDEVLEKVKELRDMLYSEIEEGRDG from the coding sequence ATGCGTTACTCGGAATCGTTTATATACACGCTAAAAGAGGATCAAAAGGAAGCTGCAATTGTTAGTCATAATTTACTTTTAAGAGGTGGTTTTATACTTAAGCTTGCAAGTGGTATATACAACTATCTTCCTCTTGGTCTTAGAGTAATTAGGAAGGTTTCGGATATTGTAAGGGAAGAGATGAATAAGGCCGGTGCTCAAGAGATACTTATGGCTGCTATTCAGCCGGCTGAGTTGTGGAAGGAATCTGGCAGATGGAATGATTACGGCAAGGAGCTTCTGCGTATAAAGGATAGAGGGGATAGGGATTTTGTTTTTGGTCCGACACATGAGGAGGTTGTTACCGACATTGTCAGGCGTTTTGTGAAAAGCTATAAGCAGATGCCTCTTAATCTGTATCAGATACAGACCAAATTCAGGGATGAGCTGCGCCCAAGATTTGGTTTGATGCGCGGCAGAGAATTCATTATGAAAGACGCATACAGCTTTGATAAGGATGAGGCAGGGATGGATGTAAGCTATGAGAAGATGAATATTGCTTATCACAATATTTTTAGGCGGTGCGGATTGGCTTTCAGAAGCGTTGAGGCTGATACCGGTTCTATAGGTGGCAAGGACTCTGAAGAATTTATGGTTTTAAGCCAAACTGGTGAGGATGAAATAGTAATTTGTGATAGCTGTGAGTATGCCTCTAATGTAGAGAGGGCTACAAGTATTGTAGAAGATGAGCCAGCCCAGGAGATAGAATTGAAAGAGGTTGCAACGCCGGGTAAGCAGACTATTAAGGATGTTTGTGAGTTCTTAGGCTCAGACCCTAAGTTTTCAGCCAAAGCTTTGGTCTATAAGAATGAAAAGGACGAGGTGTTCTGTTTCTTTGTTGAAGGTGATGATGAATTGAACTTAATTAAGGCTATGAGAGCAACGGGCAGCGTTGAACTTGAGATGGTTAGTGATGATGAGCTTAAAAAACTCGGCCTTGAAAAGGGCTACATAGGGCCTGTTAACTTTCCCAATAAGGATGTTAAGGTGCTCTGCGATGAAAGGATAAAGCATAGAAATAACCTTGTTGTTGGTGCTAATGAGCCTAATTACCACCTAATGGGTGCAAAGTTCGGCAGGGATTTTGAATGCGATACGGCCGATTTGAGGGTTGTAAAAGAAGGTGAACTATGTCCGAGATGTAAAAAAGGAACCCTGAAAAAGATTAGAGGTATAGAGGTTGGGCATATATTCAAGCTTGGCCAGAAATACTCAAAGGCTATGAATGCCACCTTTTTAGATGAAAATGGCAGAAGCGTTCCCTATTACATGGGTTGCTATGGTATAGGCATTGGAAGAACAGCTCAGGCTGCGATTGAACAGAACCACGACGAATACGGTATAATCTGGCCTATTTCCATTGCGCCGTTTGAGATAGAGATTGTCTCGCTCGATACGAGGAATAAAGAATTGGTTGAGTTCTGTGATATATTGTATGAGCAAATGAAGAAAGAGGGTTTTGATGTTTTATACGATGATAGGGACGAGCGTGCCGGTATTAAATTGAATGATATGGATTTGATTGGGATACCCATAAGGGTCATAGTGGGTAAAAAGGCTTTCGAGAAGGGAGAGGTTGAGGTTTCCTTGCGTAGAGATAGGCAGAAACAATCTGTTGAGAAAGATGAAGTATTGGAGAAGGTAAAAGAGCTTAGAGATATGCTTTATAGTGAGATTGAGGAGGGAAGAGATGGATAA
- a CDS encoding phosphate-starvation-inducible PsiE family protein, translating to MKVDLVKKAMDLVLYALSILILIIILFYLIKLIFDLKDVVLAFPPSNKTMSKAVEEVLNLFVLIEFFRGTLSYFDFDRIKLSYIADAAIVFVLREVMIATFYHKLDFKMAMAYSVVVLSIIVLRTLTIIYTPDLNKPVRLKKTRQEK from the coding sequence ATGAAAGTAGACTTGGTTAAGAAGGCTATGGATCTTGTTTTGTATGCCCTCTCCATTCTAATACTTATTATTATTCTTTTTTACTTAATAAAGCTTATCTTTGATTTGAAGGATGTGGTTTTGGCCTTTCCGCCATCCAATAAAACTATGTCTAAAGCTGTAGAAGAGGTGCTAAATCTATTTGTTTTAATAGAATTTTTCAGGGGTACACTATCTTATTTTGACTTTGATAGAATAAAATTATCCTATATAGCCGATGCGGCCATAGTCTTTGTATTGAGAGAGGTTATGATAGCAACATTCTATCATAAATTGGACTTTAAGATGGCCATGGCATACTCTGTTGTTGTACTATCTATTATAGTATTGAGAACGTTGACAATAATCTATACACCCGATTTAAATAAACCGGTAAGGCTAAAAAAAACCAGACAGGAGAAGTAA